A genomic region of Stenotrophomonas sp. NA06056 contains the following coding sequences:
- the xseA gene encoding exodeoxyribonuclease VII large subunit — MQPRNNDVFTPSQLNTLARDLLEGSFPAIWVEAELGSVARPASGHLYFTLKDARAQLRAAMFRMKAQYLKFVPREGMRVLVRGKVTLYDARGEYQMVLDHMEEAGEGALRRAFEELKARLEAEGLFDPARKRPLPAHVQRLAVITSPTGAAVRDVLSVLGRRFPLLEVDLLPTLVQGATAAAQITRLLQAADASGRYDVILLTRGGGSLEDLWAFNDEALARAIAASGTPVVSAVGHETDFSLSDFAADLRAPTPSVAAELLVPDQRDLTLRLRRNAARMVQLQRHTLQQAMQRADRALLRLNAQSPQARLDLLRRRQLDLGRRLHAAHDQQQERRAARLRHAAAVLRGHHPQRQMEALRRRLAALGGRPHAALQRLLQRDALRLRGLARSLEAVSPLATVARGYSIVTRADDGALVRRIEQVQPGDALQARVGDGVIDVQVTAVN, encoded by the coding sequence ATGCAGCCACGCAACAACGACGTCTTCACCCCCAGCCAGCTCAACACCCTTGCCCGCGACCTGCTGGAAGGCAGCTTCCCCGCGATCTGGGTGGAGGCCGAACTGGGCAGCGTGGCGCGCCCGGCGTCCGGCCATCTGTACTTCACCCTGAAGGACGCGCGTGCGCAGTTGCGCGCTGCGATGTTCAGGATGAAGGCGCAGTACCTGAAATTCGTGCCGCGCGAGGGCATGCGCGTGCTGGTGCGTGGCAAGGTGACCCTGTACGACGCCCGTGGCGAGTACCAGATGGTGCTGGACCACATGGAAGAAGCCGGCGAAGGCGCACTGCGGCGCGCGTTCGAGGAGCTGAAGGCGCGGCTGGAGGCTGAAGGCCTGTTCGACCCGGCGCGCAAGCGACCACTGCCCGCACATGTGCAGCGCCTGGCGGTGATCACCTCGCCCACCGGCGCCGCCGTGCGCGACGTGCTGAGCGTGCTCGGCCGCCGCTTCCCGCTGCTGGAGGTGGACCTGCTGCCGACCCTGGTACAGGGCGCGACCGCTGCCGCACAGATCACCCGCCTGCTGCAGGCGGCCGATGCCAGCGGCCGCTACGACGTGATCCTGCTGACCCGTGGTGGCGGTTCGCTGGAGGACCTGTGGGCATTCAACGACGAAGCCCTGGCCCGGGCCATCGCCGCCAGCGGCACGCCGGTGGTATCGGCGGTGGGTCACGAAACCGACTTCAGTCTCAGCGACTTTGCCGCTGACCTGCGCGCGCCTACGCCATCGGTGGCCGCAGAACTGCTGGTACCCGATCAGCGCGACCTGACCCTGCGCCTACGCCGCAACGCGGCACGCATGGTGCAGCTGCAACGCCACACGCTGCAGCAAGCCATGCAGCGCGCCGATCGTGCCCTGCTGCGCTTGAATGCACAGAGCCCGCAGGCACGTCTGGATCTGCTGCGCCGACGCCAGCTGGACCTCGGTCGTCGCCTGCATGCGGCCCACGACCAGCAGCAGGAGCGTCGCGCGGCCCGCCTCCGCCACGCTGCTGCAGTCCTGCGTGGTCATCATCCGCAACGGCAGATGGAGGCACTGCGACGTCGCCTTGCCGCGTTGGGTGGCCGCCCACACGCGGCGCTGCAGCGCCTGCTGCAGCGTGATGCGCTGCGCCTGCGTGGCCTGGCGCGCTCGCTGGAAGCGGTCAGTCCGCTGGCGACCGTCGCTCGTGGCTACAGCATCGTGACCAGAGCAGACGATGGCGCGCTGGTGCGCCGGATCGAGCAGGTACAGCCGGGTGACGCACTGCAGGCCCGCGTCGGCGACGGCGTGATCGACGTCCAGGTGACGGCGGTCAATTAA
- the queG gene encoding tRNA epoxyqueuosine(34) reductase QueG, whose product MSPVPAPLDPALAVQRIRELARAHGFQRCGIAGIELGEDEAHLADWLGQGLYGTMDWMARHGTLRARPAELLPGTVRVISVGMDYSHRDDTEAWATLADPGRAYVARYALGRDYHKLMRNRLQKLATQINDEVAPLGYRVFVDSAPVLERALARNAGLGWIGKHTCLIDRHGGSWFFIGEIYIDIPLPIDAPATAHCGTCTRCIDVCPTQAITGPQRLDARRCISYLTIEHEGAIPVEMRPLIGNRIYGCDDCQLVCPWNKFAKRTDEADFRARNNLDTARLDQLFAWDEGEFLSRTEGSPIRRSGHERWLRNIAVALGNASTTAETLSALQTRAGDASPVVREHVQWALGQHGLR is encoded by the coding sequence ATGTCCCCCGTCCCTGCCCCCCTCGATCCGGCCCTGGCCGTACAGCGCATCCGCGAGCTCGCGCGGGCGCATGGTTTCCAGCGCTGCGGTATCGCCGGCATCGAACTGGGCGAGGATGAAGCGCACCTCGCCGACTGGCTGGGCCAGGGCCTGTACGGCACGATGGACTGGATGGCCCGCCACGGCACCCTGCGCGCGCGCCCGGCCGAGCTGCTGCCCGGCACGGTGCGGGTGATCTCGGTGGGCATGGACTACAGCCACCGGGACGACACCGAGGCCTGGGCCACGTTGGCCGATCCGGGCCGCGCCTATGTGGCGCGCTATGCGCTCGGCCGCGATTACCACAAGTTGATGCGCAACCGCCTGCAGAAGCTGGCCACGCAGATCAACGATGAGGTGGCGCCGCTGGGCTACCGCGTGTTCGTCGACTCGGCGCCGGTGCTGGAGCGCGCGCTGGCCCGCAACGCGGGGCTGGGCTGGATCGGCAAGCACACCTGCCTGATCGACCGCCACGGCGGCTCGTGGTTCTTCATCGGCGAGATCTACATCGATATCCCGCTGCCGATCGACGCGCCGGCCACCGCGCACTGCGGCACCTGTACGCGTTGCATCGACGTCTGCCCGACCCAGGCCATCACCGGCCCGCAGCGGCTGGATGCGCGCCGCTGCATTTCCTACCTGACCATCGAGCATGAAGGTGCGATTCCAGTGGAGATGCGGCCGCTGATCGGCAACCGCATCTATGGCTGCGACGACTGCCAGCTGGTCTGCCCCTGGAACAAGTTCGCCAAGCGCACCGACGAAGCCGATTTCCGTGCGCGCAACAATCTGGACACCGCGCGCCTGGACCAGTTGTTCGCGTGGGACGAAGGCGAGTTCCTTAGCCGTACGGAAGGCAGCCCGATCCGCCGCAGCGGCCACGAGCGCTGGCTGCGCAACATCGCGGTGGCACTGGGCAATGCGTCGACCACGGCGGAGACGCTGTCGGCACTGCAGACGCGCGCCGGGGATGCTTCGCCCGTGGTCCGTGAACACGTGCAATGGGCACTGGGCCAGCACGGCCTGCGCTGA
- a CDS encoding NAD(P)H-hydrate dehydratase — protein sequence MANLADLFDSRAARTLDAQASALAGEGGWGLMAEAGQAAWQCLLQHWPQAQRIGVIVGSGNNGGDGYVLACHALQAGRQVQLIALPGSAPSTALAQRAATDFRSAGGMVSEFNGELAQADVWVDALFGLGFARAPSGAAQALIEALNAQRAPVLALDVPSGVDADRGCVPGVAVRATRTLQFIVAHRGLYTGDALEYIGRRQLAPLTLPDEAWQGVVAAAECWTQSRLPDLLPPRRANSHKGDSGHVLCVGGNHGSGGAIAMAAEAALRAGAGLLSIGTRGDHVGPLLARLPEAMTHALEDGAALPALLAKARVVAIGPGLGQDEWARALYARVLQSGLPLVIDADALNLLAQDAHAVADAILTPHPGEAARLLETTTAAIQADRYGSAQALAERYHAAVVLKGAGSIVAAPGHTPRLIAAGNPGMAVGGMGDLLTGIIASLRAQGLPAFDAAAGGALLHALAGDVAAADGARGLLPTDLLAPLRRLANPECSR from the coding sequence ATGGCCAACCTCGCCGATCTGTTCGATTCCCGTGCCGCACGCACACTCGATGCCCAGGCCTCCGCGCTGGCGGGCGAGGGTGGCTGGGGCCTGATGGCCGAGGCGGGGCAGGCGGCCTGGCAGTGCCTGCTGCAGCACTGGCCGCAGGCGCAGCGCATCGGGGTGATCGTTGGCAGCGGCAACAACGGCGGCGATGGTTACGTGCTGGCCTGCCATGCGCTGCAGGCGGGGCGGCAGGTGCAGCTGATTGCGCTGCCGGGCAGCGCACCTTCCACCGCATTGGCGCAGCGTGCCGCAACGGATTTCAGGTCCGCCGGGGGAATGGTCTCTGAATTCAACGGTGAACTGGCCCAGGCCGATGTATGGGTTGACGCCCTGTTCGGCCTCGGCTTCGCCCGCGCACCAAGCGGTGCGGCGCAGGCCTTGATAGAGGCGTTGAACGCGCAGCGCGCGCCGGTGTTGGCGCTGGATGTGCCCAGTGGCGTCGATGCCGACCGTGGTTGCGTGCCGGGTGTAGCCGTGCGCGCGACTCGGACCTTGCAGTTCATCGTCGCCCATCGCGGCCTGTACACCGGCGACGCGCTGGAATACATCGGGCGCAGACAGCTGGCACCGCTGACGCTGCCCGACGAGGCCTGGCAGGGTGTCGTTGCCGCCGCAGAATGCTGGACGCAGTCGCGCCTGCCGGACCTGCTGCCGCCGCGCCGTGCCAACAGCCACAAGGGTGATTCCGGCCATGTGCTGTGCGTGGGCGGCAACCATGGCAGCGGCGGCGCAATCGCCATGGCCGCCGAAGCCGCGCTGCGCGCTGGCGCAGGTCTGCTGAGCATCGGTACGCGTGGCGACCATGTCGGCCCGCTGCTGGCGAGATTGCCCGAAGCGATGACGCATGCGCTGGAAGATGGTGCTGCGCTGCCCGCATTGCTGGCAAAAGCCAGGGTCGTAGCGATCGGCCCCGGCCTGGGCCAGGACGAATGGGCGCGCGCGTTGTATGCGCGTGTCCTGCAGTCGGGCCTGCCGCTGGTGATCGACGCCGATGCGTTGAACCTGCTGGCGCAGGACGCGCATGCAGTGGCTGATGCGATCCTGACCCCACACCCCGGCGAAGCCGCACGCCTGCTGGAAACCACCACGGCGGCAATCCAGGCCGATCGCTACGGCAGCGCGCAGGCACTGGCCGAGCGCTATCACGCGGCGGTGGTGCTGAAAGGGGCTGGCAGCATCGTCGCCGCACCCGGCCACACCCCTCGACTGATTGCGGCCGGCAACCCGGGAATGGCGGTGGGTGGCATGGGTGACCTGTTGACCGGCATCATCGCCAGCCTGCGCGCGCAGGGCCTGCCTGCGTTCGATGCGGCGGCAGGCGGTGCGCTGCTGCATGCCCTGGCCGGTGATGTTGCCGCTGCCGACGGTGCCCGTGGCCTGCTTCCCACTGATCTGCTGGCGCCCCTGCGGCGGCTGGCCAACCCGGAATGTTCCCGATGA
- the tsaE gene encoding tRNA (adenosine(37)-N6)-threonylcarbamoyltransferase complex ATPase subunit type 1 TsaE: MTEFFLADSDATELLGQWLAATRPAQALVELRGDLGAGKSTTARALLRALGVQGAIRSPTYTLVERYPLSSGGEAWHLDLYRIGQAGELDFLGLDEGSAVLWLVEWPERGAGALPPTDLVVALEIEGQGRRVRLTGVSDAGREWLSRLPEGGDLQALSVG, translated from the coding sequence ATGACCGAATTCTTCCTTGCTGACAGCGACGCTACCGAACTGCTGGGGCAATGGCTGGCGGCTACCCGTCCAGCGCAGGCGCTGGTTGAACTGCGCGGCGATCTTGGCGCTGGCAAATCGACCACGGCACGCGCGCTGCTGCGGGCGCTGGGCGTGCAGGGCGCGATCCGCAGCCCCACGTACACGCTGGTCGAGCGCTATCCGCTGTCCAGTGGCGGCGAGGCCTGGCACCTGGACCTGTATCGCATCGGCCAGGCCGGCGAGCTGGATTTCCTGGGGCTGGATGAGGGCAGTGCCGTGCTGTGGCTGGTGGAATGGCCCGAGCGTGGGGCGGGTGCGTTGCCGCCCACCGATCTGGTCGTGGCACTGGAAATTGAAGGGCAGGGGCGGCGCGTGCGTCTCACTGGCGTCAGCGACGCTGGACGTGAATGGCTGTCGCGGCTTCCCGAAGGTGGCGACTTGCAGGCCCTTTCTGTCGGCTGA
- a CDS encoding N-acetylmuramoyl-L-alanine amidase, producing the protein MRPGNRLIAICAAVGLGLASVSAWAGEVRQVLLNTGATGTRAEIALVGSGGYKTLSLAGPNRLVVDFPDSSAVRNLKMPSPQGVVTAVRTGQPVPGTFRVVFDLAETVAPFRPQMQREGNESKLVIEWPGDGPAVAASRPAATPPAASSVSTAPTPAQSAQSRGDAARATALLTAQVQQQASASAAVPAAPTPAPGTAPVQMAAAGTTASSAPASSPAAILAGQATTAVVATAPKPVPTPVAPTEPPRPTMPGDASRIRMQPGMRHLVVAIDPGHGGQDPGAIGPTGKREKDVTLAVARELARQVNATPGLKAFLTRDSDVFIPLPMRAQKARANKADIFISIHADAAENRSATGSSVYVLSTKGASSQRARWLADKENAADLVGGVRLQQTEGTLANVLLDLAQSGYMKSSEDAAGHVLGGLKRIGNNHKPNIERANFAVLRTSDMPAMLVETAFISNPDEERRLIDPAYQRKVAGAVLDGVHMFFSRQPPPGTLYAARAQAEIDAASTVAGGSK; encoded by the coding sequence ATGCGCCCGGGGAATCGACTCATTGCCATCTGTGCCGCCGTCGGACTTGGTCTGGCGAGCGTCAGTGCGTGGGCCGGCGAGGTCCGCCAGGTGTTGCTCAATACCGGTGCGACCGGCACCCGCGCGGAAATCGCGCTGGTCGGCAGTGGCGGCTACAAGACCCTGTCGCTGGCCGGTCCGAACCGGTTGGTGGTCGATTTCCCCGATTCCAGCGCGGTGCGCAACCTGAAGATGCCTTCGCCGCAGGGTGTGGTCACGGCAGTGCGCACCGGACAGCCGGTACCGGGCACCTTCCGTGTCGTATTCGACCTGGCCGAGACGGTCGCGCCGTTCCGCCCGCAGATGCAGCGCGAAGGCAATGAATCCAAGCTGGTGATCGAGTGGCCGGGCGATGGCCCGGCCGTGGCCGCCAGCCGACCGGCCGCGACGCCGCCAGCGGCATCGTCAGTGAGTACGGCCCCGACCCCAGCACAATCCGCACAGTCCCGTGGTGATGCCGCACGTGCCACCGCGCTGTTGACCGCACAGGTCCAGCAGCAGGCCAGTGCCAGCGCTGCGGTACCGGCAGCGCCGACGCCAGCGCCAGGTACTGCGCCGGTGCAGATGGCGGCAGCGGGCACCACCGCCAGCAGCGCGCCGGCGTCATCGCCGGCAGCGATCCTGGCTGGTCAGGCCACCACCGCGGTTGTGGCCACCGCACCGAAGCCGGTGCCGACACCTGTTGCGCCGACCGAGCCGCCGCGTCCGACCATGCCCGGTGATGCCTCGCGTATCCGCATGCAGCCGGGCATGCGTCATCTGGTGGTGGCCATCGACCCGGGCCATGGCGGCCAGGATCCCGGTGCCATCGGCCCGACCGGCAAGCGCGAGAAGGACGTCACCTTGGCGGTGGCGCGTGAACTGGCCCGCCAGGTCAATGCCACGCCCGGGCTGAAAGCCTTCCTGACCCGCGACAGCGATGTGTTCATCCCGCTGCCGATGCGTGCGCAGAAGGCGCGTGCGAACAAGGCCGACATCTTCATTTCGATCCATGCCGACGCCGCCGAAAACCGTTCGGCCACTGGTTCGTCGGTGTACGTGCTCTCGACCAAGGGCGCGTCTTCGCAGCGTGCGCGCTGGTTGGCGGACAAGGAAAACGCGGCCGATCTGGTCGGTGGCGTGCGCCTGCAGCAGACCGAAGGCACCTTGGCGAACGTCCTGCTGGATCTGGCCCAGAGCGGCTACATGAAATCCTCCGAGGACGCCGCCGGGCACGTGCTGGGCGGGTTGAAGCGGATCGGCAACAACCACAAGCCGAACATCGAGCGCGCCAACTTCGCCGTGCTGCGCACCTCGGACATGCCGGCGATGCTGGTGGAAACCGCGTTCATCTCCAACCCGGATGAAGAGCGCCGCCTGATCGACCCGGCCTACCAGCGCAAGGTCGCCGGTGCGGTGCTGGATGGCGTGCACATGTTCTTCAGCCGCCAACCGCCGCCGGGCACCTTGTACGCCGCACGCGCGCAGGCCGAGATCGACGCCGCTAGCACCGTGGCTGGCGGCAGCAAGTAA
- the mutL gene encoding DNA mismatch repair endonuclease MutL, which yields MNAPDPRPIRPLPEILINQIAAGEVVERPASVVKELVENAIDAGASRVDIELEEGGVRLIRIRDNGSGIAAEQLPLAVSRHATSKIANLDELEAVATLGFRGEALPSIASVSRFTLASRRAHDEHGSALQIEGGKIGEVTPRAHAPGTTVEVRELFYNVPARRKFLRAERTELGHIEEWLRSLALARPDVELRVSHNGKASRRYKPGDLYSDVRLAETLGEDFATQAVRVDHSSAGLRLHGWIAQPHYSRASTDQQYLYVNGRSVRDRSVAHAVKMAYGDVLYHGRQPAYVLFLELDPTRVDVNVHPAKHEVRFRDSRLVHDFVYRTLKDALADTRAGMTAQEIGAGAAHPGEGGTASATLGASASSFGYVRGPAPGVGQGGGGGFSGWRPQQPLGLQVADAPAAYAALYASPAGAERGAALPPMPMENGLPVTSADAGVPPLGYAIAQLHGIYILAENAEGLIVVDMHAAHERIGYERLKNAHDGIGLQSQPLLVPITLAVGEREADTAEAEADTLAALGFEITRAGPGALHVRSIPALLAHAEPEGLLRDVLTDLREHGQSRRIATARDELLSTMACHGAVRANRRLTVPEMNALLRDMEITERSGQCNHGRPTWARFSLAEIDRWFLRGR from the coding sequence ATGAATGCGCCCGATCCGCGTCCGATCCGGCCGCTGCCGGAAATCCTGATCAACCAGATTGCCGCCGGTGAGGTGGTCGAACGGCCCGCATCGGTGGTCAAGGAACTGGTTGAGAACGCGATCGATGCCGGCGCCAGCCGCGTCGACATCGAACTGGAAGAAGGCGGTGTGCGCCTGATCCGCATCCGCGACAACGGCAGTGGCATTGCCGCAGAGCAGTTGCCGCTGGCAGTTTCGCGGCACGCCACCAGCAAGATCGCCAACCTGGACGAACTGGAGGCGGTGGCGACGCTGGGCTTCCGTGGTGAAGCGCTACCGTCCATCGCCTCGGTCAGCCGTTTCACCCTGGCCTCGCGCCGTGCCCATGATGAGCACGGTTCGGCACTGCAGATCGAAGGTGGCAAGATCGGCGAGGTGACCCCGCGCGCGCATGCGCCCGGTACCACGGTGGAAGTACGCGAGTTGTTCTACAACGTGCCGGCGCGACGCAAGTTCCTGCGCGCCGAACGCACCGAACTGGGGCATATCGAAGAGTGGCTGCGCTCGTTGGCGCTGGCCCGCCCCGATGTCGAGCTGCGCGTCTCGCACAACGGCAAGGCCTCGCGTCGCTACAAGCCGGGCGACCTGTATTCGGACGTGCGCTTGGCCGAGACCTTGGGCGAAGACTTCGCCACCCAGGCCGTGCGCGTGGACCACAGCAGTGCTGGCCTGCGCTTGCACGGCTGGATCGCGCAGCCGCACTATTCGCGCGCCAGTACCGATCAGCAGTACCTGTACGTCAACGGCCGCTCGGTGCGCGACCGCAGTGTTGCCCATGCCGTGAAGATGGCCTACGGCGACGTGCTGTACCACGGGCGGCAGCCGGCCTATGTCCTGTTCCTGGAACTGGACCCGACGCGGGTCGATGTGAACGTGCACCCGGCCAAGCACGAGGTGCGCTTCCGTGATTCGCGGCTGGTGCATGACTTCGTCTACCGCACCCTGAAGGATGCGCTGGCCGACACCCGCGCCGGCATGACCGCGCAGGAGATCGGTGCAGGAGCGGCGCATCCGGGCGAGGGCGGCACTGCCTCTGCGACGCTGGGCGCGAGCGCCTCCAGCTTCGGCTACGTGCGCGGTCCGGCACCTGGTGTGGGGCAGGGCGGCGGCGGTGGATTTTCCGGCTGGCGACCCCAGCAGCCGCTGGGGCTGCAGGTGGCCGATGCGCCCGCAGCCTATGCTGCGCTGTATGCCTCGCCTGCGGGTGCCGAGCGCGGTGCCGCATTGCCGCCGATGCCGATGGAAAACGGACTGCCGGTCACCAGCGCAGACGCTGGCGTTCCGCCGCTGGGCTACGCCATTGCCCAGCTGCATGGCATCTACATCCTGGCCGAGAATGCTGAGGGCCTGATCGTGGTCGACATGCATGCGGCGCACGAGCGCATCGGCTACGAAAGGTTGAAGAATGCACACGATGGCATCGGCCTGCAGTCGCAGCCGTTGCTGGTGCCGATCACCCTGGCGGTGGGCGAGCGCGAAGCCGACACCGCTGAGGCGGAGGCCGATACGCTGGCCGCCCTCGGGTTCGAGATCACCCGCGCCGGACCGGGCGCGCTGCACGTGCGCAGCATTCCGGCGCTGCTGGCCCATGCCGAGCCCGAAGGCCTGCTGCGCGATGTGCTGACCGACCTGCGCGAGCATGGCCAGAGCCGTCGCATCGCCACGGCGCGCGACGAGCTGCTGTCGACCATGGCCTGCCATGGTGCCGTGCGTGCCAACCGGCGCCTGACCGTGCCGGAAATGAACGCGCTGCTGCGCGACATGGAAATCACCGAGCGGTCCGGCCAGTGCAATCACGGCCGGCCGACCTGGGCCCGTTTTTCGCTGGCGGAGATCGACCGCTGGTTCCTGCGCGGACGTTGA